The genome window CGGCCGCCTCATCCGGGGTAAGTTCCTGCCCCGCCTTTATGGCCGTGCGGCAGGCCATCATGTGCCAGAGGCTGTCAAACCCGCCTTTTTTCCCGGCCAGAGCCTCGCGGATAAAGTCCGTCGCCTCGGAACGGGTAAGCTGCGGCGGGAGCCCCGTCACCCGCAGCCGGGCCGGGCCGTCCGTTTCCAGAACAAAGCCGAGGTTTTTCATCTCTTCCCAGACAACGGCCAGTTCCTCCGCCTCCGTGGGGTGCAAGGCGATTTCCAGAGGCAAGGCAAGAAGTTGCGACTCCCCTCGCTTCCCGTCCGACGCGATGGCGTGCAGCCGGATACGCTCATGCACGGCGTGCTGGTCGAGAATCATCAGATTCGCGCCGCGCCGGACCAGAAGGTATGTTCTGGCTATCTGCCCCAGGTATTCCAAATCGCCCACCCGCGCGGGCGAAAAGGAGGCGCCGCCCGCTTGCGGCGCGGCGGCTTCGCCGTTTTGGGGGCCGCTTTCGGGGTCGTTTCCACGGGGAACGCCGTAGTGCGGGGTGCGTTCCTCGTGCCCGCCACTGTGGAACAGCACGGGGGCCTCGCCCCTGCCCGGCGGCGAGGGCGTAAAATGCAGTTCCGTTTGCAGGGGCTCGGGATCGCTCTGCCGGGCCGCCATGATGCGCGGTTCATCCAGGCTGCCCCAAAAACCTTGCGGGCGGTCGCCGCGCGGCCGGGCGTCCGTGCCGGTCGTTGTGCCGGGCGTTGCGCCGGGAGCCGTTCCCCGCAACGGCGGGAACAACGTTTCCGCTTGCGGCGGAACGGCCTGGCCGTCATACAGCGGCAGCACGGTTTCCAAAGCGCGCCGCAGCGCGCGCAGAACGGCGGCAAAAACCTCGCGCTCGTTCAGGAACCGCACTTCCGTCTTGGCGGGATGCACGTTGACGTCAATGCTCTCCGGCGGAAGGTCCACAAACAGCAGCGCCTGGGGGTACTCGCCGGAAATGAGCCTGCCCCGGTAAGCCTCCCGCACGGCCTGCACCAGCTGGCGGTTGTTCACGAGCCGCCCGTTGACGTAGGTCAGTATCCTGTCCCCCTTGGCCTGAGCGCTCTGCGGGTGGCCGGTAAGGCCCCGCACGCGGATGGAATCCGATTGCGCGTCCACGTCCAGCAGGGCCTCGACCACGCCGGGCGGCCAGATGACGCCGAGGCGGCGGCGGAGATCTTCCCCGGCCGCAAACCGCAGCTTCTCCCGGCCTCCGGCGGTGAGGGAAAACCCGACGTCCGTCCGGGCAAGGGCCAGGCGGATCAAGGTTTCCTCGCACCGTTTGCCCTCGGTGGCCGGGGTTTTCAAAAACTTCAGCCGGGCGGGCACGTTGGCGAAAAGATCGCGCATGGTGACTCTGGTGCCCTTGTGCAGCGCCGCCGGGCCCGTCTCCCGGATCTGCCCGGCGCGCACGCTGATGAAGGCCGCGTCGCCGGAATCCGACGCGGACTTGCTGGCCACCGTCAGATGTGATACGGAGCCGATGCTCGGCAGCGCCTCGCCGCGAAACCCGTGGCTCGCCACGCGCAACAGGTCTTCAAACGAGGCCACCTTGCTGGTGGCGTGCCGCGTGACGGCAAGTTCCAGTTCCCCGCCGGGGATGCCCGCGCCGTCGTCCTGCACCTCGAGGAACGTGATGCCGCCGTTTTCCAGCGTCACGGCGATGTCGGCGGCTCCGGCGTCCAGGCTGTTTTCCACCAGTTCCTTCAAGACGCTGGAGGGGCGTTCCACCACTTCACCGGCGGCTATCTGATTGCGTAATTCCGGGGGCAGCAGCCGGATGGGGCCTCGGGGAGAGTGTTGTTTCATGGCGTCATCCAGAATATCGTTTCCATGCCGCTTTTCCGCATGATTATCCTTTGCGGCCTCACAATGCATACATATAGTGCATACTAACGGGGTTCATGGTCGCGGTAAACCCCTGAACGGGCTTACGCTCAAAGGTTACGGCCGCATAGCCGCCCGGCTGCGGAGGAGGACGGCGGCATGGATGATTATGGCGTGTTTCCCGCCAATTTCTGTTTGCGCCATTGTCTGTTCTCACGTAATGTTTATAAGGGAGATCATAAACCTAAACCAATTCTTTGCTTCTGTTTTCCGGTCCGCGGGATGAAAAACCAGCCTTGGAGCATGAACGTCCCCTCTGCTCCACCGGAGTTTTTGTTCAGGCGCACCCAGGGACAGGGCCCCTGGCCCTAACGAGGTGAATTATGAACACTGTAGAATACTGCCTTGGCAACGCCATGGTCGCCGCCGCTGAAGACGGCTTTGCCATCCGGGAGAACCTGGAAAGCCGCCACCCCGGCATCGTCGGATATGACCTGGATCTTATTTATGTGGAATGCCGCTTCTGCGGCAACCCCGTTCTGTGGGAAAAAGGTAAAACGAGCCTCCTTTTGCGCGCTTCGGGCATAGACACGACGCTCCTGAATGCGGAGTGCCTGATCTTGTCCGAAGGCTGTCCCCAATGCCGTCCGGGAGTCTCCCCCCTCAATCTGCAGGTGGTCCGCGTGACCTCCATAACCCCGCAGGATACCCTCCTGCTGAGCACGAAGAAGGGCCACGCCTAAAAAGCAACGGCCTCTAAAAACACACAACCGGAAACCGCGCCCCTTAAGGCCGGTTTCCGGTTGCGCTTTTGCGGAACACCGCCATGCCCCGCAAGCTGTTGCTAGCTGTAATGGGGCGGCGGGATGTTGGCCGGGCTGTTGCCCGCCTCCACCGTCAGGCGCAGGTCTTCCACCCGGACGCCGAGTTCCCCGAGCGCCCGTTCCATGACGTCGAGCTGGCGCTGCTGGCCCGTCAGCGCGGCGTTCAATTCATGCAGGAGACGTTCCTGGAAGAACAGGGTTTCCTCCAGCCGGGCGATGCGTTCTTCCGCCGTCATTTTTCCCCCTTCGCCAGTCTCTTTTCCAGCGCCATGATGGTATCGAAATGCGTTTCCGAAACCGGCTGGACCGACAACCGGCTGCCGCGTTTGAGCAGTTCCATGCCGTCCAGTTCCGGCTGCGCGCGGAGCAGTTGCAACGGCAGCGGCGCGGGAAATATTTCCTTCAGGGTCACGTCCACCAGGTACCAGCGGGGGTTGTCCTCCGGGGAGGCAAGGTCCGGGTGCTCGCTTTCCGGGTCCCACTGGGTGGGGTCGGGGCGCGGCCCGCCCGTTACTTCCATCAGCCCCACGATGCCGGGGTCCGTCACGGAATGGTAGAAAAAAGCCAGGTCGCCCTTTTTGATTTCGTCCCGCAAAAAATTCCGGGCCTGGTAGTTGCGCACCCCGTCCCACTGGCCCGTCTTTTTAGGCGATTTGGCCAGGTCCTGGATGGAAAAGCATCCGGGTTCGCTTTTAAACAGCCAGTATTGCATACAAACTCCTTAACAGTCTTTGAAATACCTCCGGCGGCCAGGGGGTGACATCCATGCTCTCTTTATCCGTACGGCTAAAGGCCTCTGCCCCCCGTAAAAGCCACGGCACCCTTTTCTTCCGGGCCGGCAAAACGGATGTGGGCCGGGGGAAGGTTCCGGACGGCTTTCCCGGAGATTTTTCCGCCGGTGTTCCGGTAGAGGCGCCCGTTCAGTCCGTGGTCCACCGGCATAAAAATCGGAGGGGGAGCCGTCCGGAACCTTCCCCCGGCCCGGCACACCCTTCGCGCCCGCACGCCTTAATGCCTTTTTTTCTTTTCCCGCCCGCCGTCGCTGAACCTGCCGCCCCTGTCACGGCGGCCCTCGCCGTTCCTCTTCGTATGCGGCGCTTCGTCCCTCTCGCCCCGGCCTTTCTTTTCCGCTCCAAAACGGCGCTCTTCCCGCCCGCCCTTTCCGTCAAACGGCCTGCCGCCTTTTTCCTGCCCCAGCAGAATATAATGCTGGCGCATGCGGTCCGCGTCCGTCCGGGCCACGGGGATGGGTTCCCCCTTCACGTCCTTGCCCGCGTAGTACATGGCCGTCGCCACCGTGCCGGGCGTGGGGATGAAGCACTGCACCTGGCGCGGGCTCCAGTTGCGCTGTTTGAGCCAGGCGGCCAGTTCCCGCATATGCGCGTCCGTACAGCCGGGATACGCGCTCATGAGGTACGGGATGACGTACTGCTCCTTGCCCGCCGCGCCGGACAGCTTCCCGAACCGCTCCAGAAATTTCTCGAACACCGCGCGGGACGGTTTGCGCATGAGCCGCAGCACATCCTCGGCAATGTGTTCCGGCGCTATTTTAAGCTGCCCGCCCGTAAATTCCTGGGTGTAGGCTTGCAGCGCCGCGTCATCCGCGAGCGCCAGGTCGAACCGCACCCCGCTCGCGACGCGCACGTGCCGGACGCCTTCCTGCCTGCCCGCCTCGCGCAGCATGGCCGCACCCTTGGCCTGATCCACGCTGAAAAACGGGCACACGGCGGGAAACAGGCAGCTTGCCCGCCCGCACGTTGTCGCGTCGCTTGTGCAGGCCGCCTGCCACATGTTGGCGCTCGGCCCGCCGATATCGCTGATGGACCCGGCCCAGGCCGGAACCTTGCCGTTCACCGTTGTCGCCGCGATGCGCCGGGCCTCGCCAAGGATGGACTCTTTCCCGCGCGAGGCGATATGCCGCGTCTGGTGCAGGGCCAGGGAACAGAAGGCGCACCCGCCGCCGCAGCCGCGATGGCTGGTGATGCTGGAGCGGATCATCTCCCAGGCCGGGATGGGGTCCGTATAGGACGGATGCGGCAACCGACTGTAGGGCAACGCGTACAGGGCGTCCATGGCTGCGGTTGTCAGGGGCGGGACCGGCGGGTTCATGACCACGACCCTGTCCCCGCTGGCCTGCGCCGCCGGGCTTTTTCCCTGGTGCACCTGCCGTTCCATGGCAACGGTGGCCGCCACCAGCAAAAAGGGGTCCCCTTCAATGGCCTCAAAGGACGGCAGGCGGAGGGTATCCGCCGGGAGCAGCATATCCGCGTCTTTTGCGGCCACGGCCCAGGCCGTGCCGGGGATCTTCCGGACGCGTTCCGCGAACAGGGCGCGCACGGGCGCGTTCTCTTGCCCGAATCCTTGCCCCGCTTGGGTCACGGCGTCCTCGGCAGCGTGGGCCACGCCCTCAAGCGCGGTTTCGCCCATGCCGTAAACCAGGACGTCCGCCTTGCTGTCCAGCAGGATGGACCGCCGCAGGGAGTCGGTCCAGAAATCGTAATGGGCCGCCCGCCGCAAGGAGGCCTCAATGCCGCCGATGACCACGGGCAGACCGGGAAAGGCCCTGCGCACGAGGTTGGCGTACACGATGACGGCCCGGTTCGGGCGTTTCCCGGCCTGGCCGCCGGGGGTATAGGCGTCGTCCGAGCGCTGCTTGCGGAACGCGGTATACCGGGCCAGCATGGAATCGATGGCCCCGGCCGTGACGCCCGCGAACAGGCGCGGCCTGCCCATGCGGGCGATATCCTCCGTCGCGGCGTCCCCTTCCCAGCGGGGCTGGGCCGCCACGCCCACCCGGAAGCCCCTGTCCACCAGGTACCGCCCCAGAAGGGCCGTGCCGAAGGACGGGTGGTCCACATACGCGTCGCCGGAGACGAGCAGGATATCCAGCTCTTCCCAGCCGAGAGCATCCATTTCCTCACGGGTCATGGGTAAAAATAACGGTTGGGACAAGGGGCGGGCGGCGGGCACGATATTTCTCCAAAAACGGCGCGGAATGCGCTTTGCGGCAGTGTACCCTCACGGAAGCGGGGAGGCAAGCTGCCGGAAGCGAAAGGGAAAACGGTTACTTTCATGCAAAAAAAACCGGGAATGGTGAACGTATGCGGCGCCGCGTCCGCGGCGACAAAAAAAGGAGAGCCTCCGAGCGCTCGCCGGCAAACATCGGCGCCATAGCAGCCTGGGTTCGCATGATATCTTTGCTAACGGCGGTATAACCCGCCCATGGATATCGTGTAATGGGAGTTTGTGGACGAATCCTTGCGACGCACCCCACGCTGTTCACCATGAGCCGCGCCAGGGAGGATACGCGTATGTGCTGGTTTTTAGCCCTGTTTTCCGGGCATGGCGTCGCGGCGGCCGTTGTCGCGCTGACGCTGACCATCGTTCTGGGCCTCGCCATCGGCCTGATACCGTTCAAAGGCATCCGCATCGGCGTGGGCGGCGTGTTGTTCAGCGGCCTCTTCCTTTCCCACTGGGGGCTGGGGGCTGACCCGGAAATATTGCATTTCGTCAGGGAATTCGGGTTGATACTCTTCGTCTTTTCCATCGGCATGCAGGTCGGGCCGGGGTTTGTGGATTCGCTGCGCCGCCGGGGCCTGCGCCTCAACATTCTTGCGGCCGTCAACGTTTTCGCGGGCGTGGCCGTGACCGTCGTCCTCTTTTTCCTCTGCGCCTTGCCCCTGCCCATCGCGGTAGGGTTGTTCAGCGGCGCGGTGACCAACACCCCCTCCCTTGCCGCTGCCTCGCAGGTGTTCATGGAAATCATGCCGGATGCCGCCTCCCAGGCCATCGGCGAGGCGGGCCTGGCCTACGCGATTGCTTATCCGTTCGGCATTTTCGGCATCATCCTGACCATGCTGCTGACCCGCGCCGTGTTCCGGGCGGACCCGGCCAAAGAACTGGCCGCCATGGAGGAAGAGGAGAAACGGCGGAACCCGCCCCTGGAAACCATGGACATGGCCGTGACCAATGCCAACCTCTTCGGCATCCGCATCAAGGATATCCCCGGTTTGAAGGGTCTCGACCTCGTCATCTCCCGGGTGCGCGGGGCCGGGGAAAACGCCGAAATCCTGGCCGCCACCCCGGATATTTTGCTGCACAAGGACATGACCCTCCACGCCGTGGGCGCGAAAGAAGCGCTCAAGCAATTGCAGATGATCATCGGCGAGCAGGTGGACACCAATTTGTGCGAGCTGCCCGGCCCGCTTTCCGTGCGGCGCATGGCCGTGACCCGCTCCAGCGTTGCGGGCAAAACCCCGAAAAGCCTGCACCTGCTCCCGGCCCACGGGGTGACCATCACCCGCGTCATCCGCGCGGGCACGGAATTCGCCGCGCGGCCCGGCAGCACCCTGCATTTCGGCGACCGGCTGATTTGCGTGGGCACGGAAGAGGCCCTGGACCGGGCGGAAAAAATCCTCGGCAACTCCACGCGGGATCTGAACCACCCGCACGTGCTGCCCATTTTCCTGGGCATTTTGCTGGGCACCATTCTCGGCAGCATTCCGGTGGCCGTGCCGGGTCTGCCTTCCGGGGTAAAGCTCGGGCTCGCGGGCGGCCCGCTGCTGGTGGCCATTCTTTTGAGCCGCGTGCACCACGTGGCCGGCATGACCTGGTATCTGCCCATGCCCGCCAACCTGGTCCTGCGCGAGGTGGGCATTGCGCTGTTCCTGGCCTGCGTGGGCCTTAACGCCGGGGCCGGGTTCATGCCCGCCATCATGAGCGGGGCCGGGTTTTACTGGATGGCCGCGGGCGCGTGCATCACCTTTATCCCGCTCTGCCTGACGGCCGCGCTCGGGAAGTTCTGGTTCGGCATCGACTACGTGACGACCTGCGGCCTGCTGGCGGGCAGCATGACGGACCCCCCGGCCATTGCCTTCGCCTCCCAGATGCTCAACTCCGACGCGCCCATGGCGGTCTACGCCACGGTCTACCCCCTGACCATGATCCTGCGCATCCTGATGGGGCAACTCCTGGTGCTGGGGCTTTTTTTGTTTATATAAAACAGCGTCGCCCTGAAAAACAAAAGCCCGTCCGGTTTCCCGGACGGGCCTTGTTTTTTCAGATCAGCGCATCAGCGCCGCGCCTGCTGGCGGCCGCCCCGGTCGTGCCCGCCGCCGAAGCCGCCCCTGGCGTGCTTGTCGTTGTGCCGGTCGCCCTTGCCCTTGTCAAAGCCGGGACCGTTGCCGTGCTTGTTTTGCCCGTGCCACTGGGGCTTACCGTGCTTGTCCTTACCGAACTGATGGCCGTTGCCGTGCTTACCCGCGTGCCGGCCGGGGTGTCCCTGCCATCCAGGCTTGCCGTGCTTGCCGTACTGGTGGCCCTTCTGGAAGTGGCCGGGCTTGCCGTGCTTGTAATGCTTGTAGTGCTTGTCCTTGCCGTAATAGTGGCCGGAATCCCGATGCCGGTGGTTGTCATACGAAGTGTATTCCCTGGAATAGGCCACCTGGATGCCGACCCCGTCCAGGTCGTAGCCCACGCTGACGCTCCGCTCGTTGCTCGAGAAAGCGCTCCCCGCCAGGGCCGGGGTGGAGCTGAACGCCGCGATGAGCCCGGCGGTGATAAGGCATGCCATGATCTTGATATTGCGGGATACGGTGTTCGTACGCATATGGGTCTCCTTTACGTTTGAGGCGCAATTGTGCCGAAAGGCGCGTCTCATTGTTCTTGAGTCCCTTTTACCGCCCGGATGTTGCCGGGGAATGAAACAGATGTGGAAAGATATGGCGGAATATAAAAAAGTATGAAACCGGCGCGAAAGCGCGAAACGGAACGGTCAGAGGGGGATGACGTCGCCGTCGTCCGGCACGAAGATATTGCCGTGGAAAAACTCCCGCCCTTCCGCCGTGTACAGTTCCTTGCGGGAGTGGATGTTAGCGTCTTCCGTGTGCCAGAGCACCAGGTTGCCCGCGCCCAGACGGGTTGCCAGCTCGCAGGCGTCCCTGACCGTGCTGTGGTGCTTTTCGTACGGTTTGAACCGGTCCCGCTGGCTGTAGAGGCAGAACGCCTCGTGCAGCAGCCAGTCGCTGCCGCGCACGAACGGCTCGCACCGCTCGTTGTACGGCTCGTCGCCGAGGAAGGAGAGTTTTTTGCCGTTCGCCAGGCGCGTTGTGAAACCGAACTGTTTTTCCTTGGTGGAGTGGATGTCGAAAAAGGTCACGTCCCGGCCCAGAATCCGGCGGGTTTCACCGTCCGCGACCGGCAGGATGACGATTCCGGCATCCAGGTGCCTCAGAGCGCTGGCAACCAGCGTCAGCTCCAGGATGGTCCGGAGCTTGACGGCCAGTTCCGCGTGGCAATGGATGGTAAAAACGCCCTCGTATCTGCCCTGGTTCATGAGGGCCGCGATTTTGCGCACGACCCAGACCATGCCCAGGATGTGGTCGCTGTGGCTGTGGGTGACAAAGGCCTCATGGATCGCCGTGAAGGCGATGCCCGCTGCGTCCAGGCGGGAGAGAATGGTGTTGCCGCCGCCCGCGTCCACCAGAAAACACGCTTCGCCCTCGGTGAGGGCGAAGCAGGTGTTGTAGCAGCGGGTGACCATGGCGTGGCCCGTGCCCAGAACGACGAGGTTTTCCATCCCTTCTCCGGCCTACCAGTTCAGCGTGGCCTTGAAAGCTTCGGCCAGGCCGTCCACGTTCTCGGTCAACAGCGCCAGGGCGCCGAGGCGGACCACAAGATCCTTCCCGGCCGTGGTTTCGCCGATGCGGGCGAACTCCTGGCCCTCGAACAGCGCTTCGAAGGCGTCCCGGTGCTTGTCCGGCACGGTCACCAGCAGGCGGCTGGCGGATTCGGCGTACAACAGCTCGGTCGCGGTAATTTGCAGATCCATGCCCGGCACGAGGGAGATATCCACGTCCGCGCCGCAGCGGCCGCCGAGGGCCATTTCCGCGAGCGCCACGGCAAGGCCGCCGTCGGACAGGTCGTGGCAGGCGGAAACGAGTCCTTTCAGGGTGGCTTTATGGAACGCGGCATACCGCGCGTTGGCCGAGGAGGAATAGACCTTGGGCACGGACCCGGCCGGGATGCCCAACTCGGCGGCGGCTTCGCTCCCGGCGAGCTCGCGGGCCGTGCGGCCGAGGATGTAAATGGATTCGCCCGGGCGTTTGAAATCCGAGGAAACGGCCTTTGCCGCATCCGGGATTTTACCGAGAACGGTGAACAGCACCGTGGGCGGGATGGAAATTTTCACGCCGCCGCCGGTGTAGTCGTTTTTCATGGAGTCCTTGCCGGAGATGCAGGGCGCGTTGTACGCGATGCAGAAGTCCGCCAGGGCCTGGTTGGCGCGCACGAGCTGGGCCAGCTTGTAGTGCCCGTCCGGGGTGCGCTCGGACTGAACCGGGTCGCACCAGCAGAAGTTGTCCACGCCTGCCAGCGTCATGGGATCCGCGCCCACGGCCACGGCGCCGCGCACGGCTTCGTCGACCGCGTTGGCCATCATCCAGTAGGTGTCGAAATCAGAGAATTTCGGGCAGATGCCGTGGGAGAGCACGATGCCTTCCTTGCGGTCCAGCAGCGGGCGGAGCACGGCGGCGTCGCCGGGGCCGTCGCGCTTCACGCCGACGAGGGGTTTTATCACGCTCCCGCCCTTCACCTCGTGGTCATACTGGCGGATGATGTATTCCTTGGAGCAGATGTTCAACCGGCCGAGCATTGTTTTGAGGAAC of uncultured delta proteobacterium contains these proteins:
- the slyX gene encoding Protein SlyX homolog, with the translated sequence MTAEERIARLEETLFFQERLLHELNAALTGQQRQLDVMERALGELGVRVEDLRLTVEAGNSPANIPPPHYS
- the mutL gene encoding DNA mismatch repair protein MutL; this translates as MHCEAAKDNHAEKRHGNDILDDAMKQHSPRGPIRLLPPELRNQIAAGEVVERPSSVLKELVENSLDAGAADIAVTLENGGITFLEVQDDGAGIPGGELELAVTRHATSKVASFEDLLRVASHGFRGEALPSIGSVSHLTVASKSASDSGDAAFISVRAGQIRETGPAALHKGTRVTMRDLFANVPARLKFLKTPATEGKRCEETLIRLALARTDVGFSLTAGGREKLRFAAGEDLRRRLGVIWPPGVVEALLDVDAQSDSIRVRGLTGHPQSAQAKGDRILTYVNGRLVNNRQLVQAVREAYRGRLISGEYPQALLFVDLPPESIDVNVHPAKTEVRFLNEREVFAAVLRALRRALETVLPLYDGQAVPPQAETLFPPLRGTAPGATPGTTTGTDARPRGDRPQGFWGSLDEPRIMAARQSDPEPLQTELHFTPSPPGRGEAPVLFHSGGHEERTPHYGVPRGNDPESGPQNGEAAAPQAGGASFSPARVGDLEYLGQIARTYLLVRRGANLMILDQHAVHERIRLHAIASDGKRGESQLLALPLEIALHPTEAEELAVVWEEMKNLGFVLETDGPARLRVTGLPPQLTRSEATDFIREALAGKKGGFDSLWHMMACRTAIKAGQELTPDEAAGLLLQWVKTPDNGYCPHGRPVAVTLTVADLEKLFKRRQ
- a CDS encoding conserved hypothetical protein (Evidence 4 : Homologs of previously reported genes of unknown function), whose product is MENLVVLGTGHAMVTRCYNTCFALTEGEACFLVDAGGGNTILSRLDAAGIAFTAIHEAFVTHSHSDHILGMVWVVRKIAALMNQGRYEGVFTIHCHAELAVKLRTILELTLVASALRHLDAGIVILPVADGETRRILGRDVTFFDIHSTKEKQFGFTTRLANGKKLSFLGDEPYNERCEPFVRGSDWLLHEAFCLYSQRDRFKPYEKHHSTVRDACELATRLGAGNLVLWHTEDANIHSRKELYTAEGREFFHGNIFVPDDGDVIPL
- a CDS encoding conserved membrane hypothetical protein (Evidence 4 : Homologs of previously reported genes of unknown function), whose amino-acid sequence is MCWFLALFSGHGVAAAVVALTLTIVLGLAIGLIPFKGIRIGVGGVLFSGLFLSHWGLGADPEILHFVREFGLILFVFSIGMQVGPGFVDSLRRRGLRLNILAAVNVFAGVAVTVVLFFLCALPLPIAVGLFSGAVTNTPSLAAASQVFMEIMPDAASQAIGEAGLAYAIAYPFGIFGIILTMLLTRAVFRADPAKELAAMEEEEKRRNPPLETMDMAVTNANLFGIRIKDIPGLKGLDLVISRVRGAGENAEILAATPDILLHKDMTLHAVGAKEALKQLQMIIGEQVDTNLCELPGPLSVRRMAVTRSSVAGKTPKSLHLLPAHGVTITRVIRAGTEFAARPGSTLHFGDRLICVGTEEALDRAEKILGNSTRDLNHPHVLPIFLGILLGTILGSIPVAVPGLPSGVKLGLAGGPLLVAILLSRVHHVAGMTWYLPMPANLVLREVGIALFLACVGLNAGAGFMPAIMSGAGFYWMAAGACITFIPLCLTAALGKFWFGIDYVTTCGLLAGSMTDPPAIAFASQMLNSDAPMAVYATVYPLTMILRILMGQLLVLGLFLFI
- a CDS encoding hypothetical protein (Evidence 5 : No homology to any previously reported sequences); the encoded protein is MNTVEYCLGNAMVAAAEDGFAIRENLESRHPGIVGYDLDLIYVECRFCGNPVLWEKGKTSLLLRASGIDTTLLNAECLILSEGCPQCRPGVSPLNLQVVRVTSITPQDTLLLSTKKGHA
- a CDS encoding exported hypothetical protein (Evidence 5 : No homology to any previously reported sequences), whose translation is MRTNTVSRNIKIMACLITAGLIAAFSSTPALAGSAFSSNERSVSVGYDLDGVGIQVAYSREYTSYDNHRHRDSGHYYGKDKHYKHYKHGKPGHFQKGHQYGKHGKPGWQGHPGRHAGKHGNGHQFGKDKHGKPQWHGQNKHGNGPGFDKGKGDRHNDKHARGGFGGGHDRGGRQQARR
- a CDS encoding conserved hypothetical protein (Evidence 4 : Homologs of previously reported genes of unknown function), with the translated sequence MPAARPLSQPLFLPMTREEMDALGWEELDILLVSGDAYVDHPSFGTALLGRYLVDRGFRVGVAAQPRWEGDAATEDIARMGRPRLFAGVTAGAIDSMLARYTAFRKQRSDDAYTPGGQAGKRPNRAVIVYANLVRRAFPGLPVVIGGIEASLRRAAHYDFWTDSLRRSILLDSKADVLVYGMGETALEGVAHAAEDAVTQAGQGFGQENAPVRALFAERVRKIPGTAWAVAAKDADMLLPADTLRLPSFEAIEGDPFLLVAATVAMERQVHQGKSPAAQASGDRVVVMNPPVPPLTTAAMDALYALPYSRLPHPSYTDPIPAWEMIRSSITSHRGCGGGCAFCSLALHQTRHIASRGKESILGEARRIAATTVNGKVPAWAGSISDIGGPSANMWQAACTSDATTCGRASCLFPAVCPFFSVDQAKGAAMLREAGRQEGVRHVRVASGVRFDLALADDAALQAYTQEFTGGQLKIAPEHIAEDVLRLMRKPSRAVFEKFLERFGKLSGAAGKEQYVIPYLMSAYPGCTDAHMRELAAWLKQRNWSPRQVQCFIPTPGTVATAMYYAGKDVKGEPIPVARTDADRMRQHYILLGQEKGGRPFDGKGGREERRFGAEKKGRGERDEAPHTKRNGEGRRDRGGRFSDGGREKKKRH
- a CDS encoding hypothetical protein (Evidence 5 : No homology to any previously reported sequences), with product MGQGAGGGHDISPKTARNALCGSVPSRKRGGKLPEAKGKTVTFMQKKPGMVNVCGAASAATKKGEPPSARRQTSAP
- a CDS encoding conserved hypothetical protein (Evidence 4 : Homologs of previously reported genes of unknown function), with protein sequence MQYWLFKSEPGCFSIQDLAKSPKKTGQWDGVRNYQARNFLRDEIKKGDLAFFYHSVTDPGIVGLMEVTGGPRPDPTQWDPESEHPDLASPEDNPRWYLVDVTLKEIFPAPLPLQLLRAQPELDGMELLKRGSRLSVQPVSETHFDTIMALEKRLAKGEK